One genomic window of Ottowia oryzae includes the following:
- a CDS encoding BON domain-containing protein — MRPTHLARRPFAIAALATAPVVLLSACTGGTPWGAIPERIEIPVPDLRKAPEVFDGVSGSTQGSLRVAQRVRSALAAQPSLAGLNLQVEGLEGGLVVLSGAVPSANERQLALQTARQVTGVTGVVDRLTAP; from the coding sequence ATGCGCCCGACCCATCTTGCCCGCCGCCCGTTCGCGATCGCCGCCCTGGCGACCGCGCCGGTCGTGCTGCTCAGCGCCTGCACGGGCGGCACGCCGTGGGGCGCCATCCCCGAGCGCATCGAGATCCCGGTGCCCGACTTGCGCAAGGCGCCGGAGGTGTTCGACGGCGTGTCGGGTTCCACGCAAGGGTCGTTGCGCGTGGCGCAGCGGGTGCGCAGCGCATTGGCGGCGCAGCCCAGCCTGGCGGGGCTCAACCTGCAAGTTGAAGGGCTGGAAGGCGGCCTGGTGGTGCTGAGCGGCGCCGTGCCGTCTGCCAACGAACGCCAGTTGGCGCTGCAGACGGCGCGCCAAGTGACTGGCGTGACCGGCGTGGTCGACCGGTTGACGGCGCCTTGA